A genomic window from Parasteatoda tepidariorum isolate YZ-2023 chromosome 10, CAS_Ptep_4.0, whole genome shotgun sequence includes:
- the LOC107457124 gene encoding RNA-binding protein 12, giving the protein MSVIIRLQNLPLSAKSSDIRHFFRGLHIPDGGVHIVGGDKGDAFIAFNSDEDARIAMRKDRGKIKDSKIKLLLSSYMEMQHAIERITKYESLIPSSKYKSYGHSRQSPLRGRDRSSQRNHRENYGSHSPREDRYSRRSHSPRRSRSPYERSRSSNYRRSSPPRQSSPNSRGISPFGSTCDSYADSFRSDNKRSYHDSKYDERTRNIKTGPDSPNSLATSEEQRQLEERIAKALNTGFVESAFGMSSCGDDKSGMSKQIPPLTVEPYPKPVQTFGEGFFGAIPDLMGNQPSVAAMSNFIPGVNPLAGVPEFQAFPPPPFVAVSSVQQSFIPFTGYYITISGLDPLWTNSDLQAMLKGIFAPQDNIRWEVDDSGFKTGTAFLKLMNKEDFNQILAQATYIFNNKIITVSECPNSVYEKYFPPPSVPPLPGQAIIQDAELYYKIKGLPFTITHEEIMHFFYGFQIADVYLECLPSGKMTGEGYICFTNMADYERARLMHGKKLGLAFIEMIPCTRQEMMDTKGRNNGFFNPSLYLPLHTPAAFEKPPGPKRPLCALLTGLPFFIKISLMSAFFEEHGGVKPDALHLLVSYKRKPTGRGFAEFTNIRDFDAALKCHGQKIGQNMICVKQVLYDEMTKILSTHKAKHDYADKSSSNLVQVGNLPAKSPHVWDPPNRSFRDNSNLISVQNNSFHKGAGSPTGFQHSFKKNDRNMDYSANRDHGEEVRSSSNREHSEERRFQNSSSNRGRNEEERFQPPSNRGYGEEERFQSPSNRGHNEEKRFQSPLNRGHNEEERFQSSPSNRGHNEEKRFQSDIDEDYLRGKANEEYFDSRSKEDLRMPVKFEVKIKQSVAKNTKADEAFDRSVKNNPTLKLSKLTPEKEIEIVKVISHKTVKEARRKDSEERCESPAAYEKMGDFGKKNSFKRGEERKKLEKYSSDEVDVDYSDPPERYRHQSRSPSRKHRKSYKDKYINDDIFGEVIVEMSNVHPLVRSPDLLDFFHSFDVTEDRMIRRYSDMGEPLGDIRVTFLSLREAEKAVKYLSGQYLNGIPVSLFIVKQKYC; this is encoded by the coding sequence ATGTCTGTAATAATCCGACTTCAAAATCTGCCTCTTTCGGCTAAATCGTCTGATATACGTCACTTCTTTCGGGGTTTGCATATTCCAGATGGCGGTGTGCACATTGTCGGTGGTGACAAGGGGGATGCTTTCATTGCTTTCAATTCGGATGAGGATGCTCGCATTGCTATGAGGAAAGATCGTGGTAAAATTAAAGACTCCAAAATCAAACTCTTATTAAGCAGCTACATGGAAATGCAGCATGCCATTGAACGAATCACGAAGTACGAGTCTTTGATTCCTTCTAGTAAGTATAAAAGCTATGGACACTCCAGGCAAAGTCCTCTTCGTGGTCGTGATCGAAGCTCGCAAAGAAATCACCGTGAAAATTACGGATCTCACTCACCTCGTGAAGATCGCTACAGTAGAAGAAGCCATTCACCTAGGAGGTCGAGATCCCCTTACGAACGATCACGTTCTTCCAATTATCGAAGATCTTCGCCGCCTCGTCAAAGTAGTCCTAACTCGAGAGGCATTTCACCTTTCGGCAGCACTTGTGACAGTTATGCAGATTCCTTTAGATCTGATAATAAAAGAAGTTACCATGATTCCAAATACGACGAACGTACTCGAAATATCAAAACTGGTCCTGATTCACCGAACAGTCTTGCAACCAGCGAGGAACAGCGTCAGTTAGAAGAAAGGATTGCAAAAGCATTGAACACCGGATTCGTCGAAAGCGCCTTCGGCATGAGCTCGTGTGGAGACGATAAATCCGGGATGAGCAAACAAATTCCTCCCCTCACTGTGGAACCATACCCTAAACCCGTGCAGACTTTTGGAGAAGGGTTTTTCGGCGCCATCCCAGACTTGATGGGAAATCAGCCGTCAGTTGCGGCTATGTCTAACTTTATTCCTGGTGTGAATCCTTTGGCTGGTGTTCCAGAATTTCAAGCTTTTCCTCCCCCTCCTTTCGTTGCTGTTTCCTCCGTGCAGCAATCTTTCATCCCCTTCACTGGATATTATATTACGATCTCGGGATTAGATCCCCTCTGGACAAACAGTGATTTGCAAGCCATGCTGAAAGGAATATTTGCCCCGCAGGATAACATCAGGTGGGAGGTGGACGATTCCGGCTTCAAGACTGGGACAGCGTTCCTGAAGTTGATGAATAAAGAAGATTTCAATCAGATCTTAGCTCAAGcaacatatattttcaataacaaaatcatCACAGTGAGCGAGTGTCCGAACAGTGTCTATGAGAAATATTTCCCGCCTCCTTCCGTTCCACCCCTTCCTGGACAAGCCATCATTCAAGACGCTGAGCTCTACTACAAAATTAAAGGCTTGCCCTTCACCATCACTCACGAGGAGATAATGCATTTCTTTTACGGATTTCAAATCGCTGATGTCTATTTGGAGTGTTTGCCGTCCGGAAAAATGACAGGCGAGGGTTACATATGTTTCACCAACATGGCTGACTACGAGAGGGCTCGTTTGATGCACGGAAAGAAACTCGGCCTCGCATTCATCGAAATGATACCTTGCACCAGACAGGAAATGATGGACACCAAGGGAAGAAATAATGGATTTTTCAATCCTAGTTTATATCTCCCCCTGCACACTCCCGCGGCGTTCGAGAAGCCGCCTGGACCGAAGCGGCCTCTGTGCGCTCTGCTCACTGGATTGccgtttttcataaaaatctccTTGATGTCTGCATTCTTCGAAGAACACGGAGGGGTGAAACCCGATGCCTTACACCTTTTGGTCAGTTACAAGCGAAAACCCACCGGCAGGGGGTTTGCGGAATTTACGAATATCAGAGACTTTGATGCCGCCCTTAAATGCCATGGTCAGAAAATTGGCCAGAACATGATTTGCGTGAAGCAGGTTTTGTACGATGAAATGACCAAAATACTGAGCACTCACAAAGCCAAGCATGATTATGCAGATAAATCATCCTCTAATTTAGTCCAGGTGGGAAATTTACCGGCAAAATCTCCTCATGTATGGGACCCTCCCAATCGATCCTTTCGTGATAATTCGAATTTGATCTCAGTACAGAACAATTCCTTTCATAAAGGTGCAGGAAGTCCCACTGGTTTtcaacattcatttaaaaaaaatgatcgtAACATGGATTATTCTGCAAATAGAGACCATGGTGAAGAGGTGAGATCTTCGTCAAATAGAGAACACAGTGAAGAGAGGAGATTTCAGAATTCTTCTTCAAATAGAGGTCGCAATGAAGAGGAGAGATTTCAGCCTCCTTCAAATAGAGGCTATGGTGAAGAGGAGAGATTTCAGTCTCCTTCAAATAGAGGCCACAATGAAGAGAAGAGATTTCAGTCTCCTTTAAATAGAGGCCACAATGAAGAGGAGAGATTTCAGAGTTCTCCTTCAAATAGAGGCCACAACGAAGAGAAGAGATTTCAATCTGACATCGATGAAGATTACCTCAGAGGTAAAGCAAACGAGGAATATTTCGATTCAAGATCCAAGGAGGATCTGAGGATGCCAGTAAAGTTTGAAGTAAAAATCAAGCAATCTGTTGCAAAAAACACAAAGGCGGATGAAGCTTTTGATAGATCTGTCAAAAACAATCCCACCCTTAAACTCTCCAAGTTGACtccagaaaaagaaattgaaattgtgAAAGTAATTTCCCACAAAACCGTCAAAGAAGCTCGGAGGAAAGATTCAGAGGAAAGGTGCGAGTCCCCTGCTGCATATGAAAAAATGGGGGATTTCGGTAAGAAGAACAGTTTTAAAAGAGGTGAAGAAcgaaaaaaactagaaaaatattcttcgGATGAGGTAGATGTGGATTACTCTGATCCACCTGAAAGGTATCGTCATCAATCTCGTTCGCCTTCTCGAAAGCACAGGAAAAGCTACAAAGACAAGTACATCAATGATGACATATTTGGTGAAGTGATTGTGGAAATGAGTAACGTTCATCCTCTCGTTCGAAGTCCGgatcttttagatttttttcacagCTTTGATGTGACAGAAGACAGGATGATTCGCAGGTACAGTGACATGGGAGAGCCCCTCGGTGACATTCGAGTGACGTTTTTAAGTTTGCGGGAAGCTGAGAAAGCGGTCAAGTATCTCAGTGGTCAGTATTTGAACGGGATTCCCGTGAGCTTGTTTATAGTTAAACAGAAGTATTGTTGA